AATTAGGTATAAATTTACCAGAATCTGAGGATTACGAATCCTTAGGAGGTCTTATTATAACAGAACTAGGAAGAGTTGCATCTGTTGGAGATGAAGTTATTTTAGATGGATTAAAATTAAAAGTTTTAGAACTGAATAAAATGAGAGTATCAAAGGTTCTAATTGAAAAGGAGAATAAAGAAGAACAATGGGAAAAAGAATAAAATCCTATTTTTACGGGGGATTAATATCATTATTACCGGTTATACTGACCCTTTATATATTTGGATGGATATTTAATTTATTTATATCTCTTTTAAAGAATTCCTTTGTAACTACGTCTATTAGAGATATGTTTTTGTACTTTGGGAAAACTCATGATTTAGTTCACTATGTGGACTGGATCATATATATATTATCAGCTTTAACAATGATAATATTAATAACTCTTGTAGGATATACAATGAGAATAATATTATTTGCAAAAATAGCTCAATTTCTAAAGACACTTTTTACAAGAATACCTTTAGTTAAACATATTTATAGTACCATAAGTCAAATTGTATCTATGTTTTCTTCTGATAAAGGAAAAACATATCAAAGAGTAGTTTTATTAGAATATCCTAGAAAAGGTGTTTATAGTTTAGGATTTTTAACATCTGAAACAAATCCTTTAATAGGAGAGGTTTGTAAAATAAAAGATGTATATAATGTATTTATACCTACTTCTCCTAACCCAACATCTGGAATGTTTGTTATGGTTCCAAAGGAAGAAGTAAAATTACTAGATATGAAAATAGATGATGCTATAAAACTTATAATCTCAGGAGGGGTAATACTTCCAGAAAAAAGGAGTTAATAGTGAAAAGAAAGAAAAGTGTATATATTTTACTGATATTTCTTTCTGCTTGTAGTAATAATAATAAAATTAATAATGAAAAATATCTTCTTGTTAGAGGGATAAATGCAAGATTAAATAATGAAAAAATAAAAGCATTATCTCTTTATAAAAAAGCTTTAGCAGTGGATGAAAATAATATATTTCTTTTACACGAAATAGCTATATTAGAATATGAAAATAAAAATTATATAGTTGCTAGAGATATATATAAGAAAATATTAAAAGTGAATAAAGATGACGAAATTGCAATAGTTAATCTAGGATTAATAGCTTATAAAAATAACCAATATAAAGAATGTATTTTTTATCTTGAAAAAGTTAAAAATTATAAATATTTATTTACACTTTATAAAGTATTAGGAATTTCCTATTATAAAATTGGAAATATTGATAAAGCCTCTAGAAATTTATATGAGGCTTTTCTTTATATAAAGGAATATGATGAAGAGTATTTTGCTATATATACTAAGATATTAATAGATAAAAATGATAAAGATGGACTTTATTATTTTTTGAAAAAAGGTTATAATAAATACCTAGCAAATAAAAATTTTAATATTTTATATTCGGATATTTTATGTGAGTTTTTAAAAAAACCTAAGGAAGCCGAAAAAATATTAAGAATATACTTAATAAATATACAGATAGATAATGATATTTTATTAAAATTATGTGAGATTTATATAAAAAATAATGATTATATAAGAGGAAAAATTATTTTTCAAATGATTTATCCCGAAGAAAGTGAAAAATATCAAAAAATAAAAAAAGAGCTAGAAACTGTTCATATAGAAAATTTCGAGGAGGAATAATGGATTTAAAAAAGTATGTTGCATTAGTTGAAGACTATCCAAAGGAGGGAATTAAATTTAGAGATATAACACCTCTAATGAATGATGGTGCTGCTTATAAATTTGCAACTGATAAAGTGGTTGAATTTGCTAAGGAACAAGATATTGACATAGTAGTTGGTCCAGAAGCAAGAGGATTTATATTTGGATGTCCTGTATCATATGCTTTAGGTGTAGGATTTGCTCCAGTAAGAAAACCAGGAAAATTACCAAGAGAAGTAATTGAATATGCATATGATTTAGAGTATGGATCAAATGTATTAACTATGCATAGAGATGCTATAAAACCAGGTCAAAGAGTTTTAATAGTTGATGATTTATTAGCAACAGGAGGAACTGTTGAAGCAACTGTAAAATTAATTGAAGAATTAGGTGGAGTTGTTGCAGGATTAGCTTTTTTAATTGAATTAGAAGAGTTAAAAGGAATAGATAAATTAAAGGGATACCCTGTATTAACACTAATGAAATATTAATGAGAAAGGCGACACTTTTGTGTCGCCTTAAAATTAACTGAGTTAAAGAGAGGTTTAGTATGGATTATTGGCAGGAGATAGAAAAAGAGATAGATACAAATGGACTTAAAGTAGATAAGGAAAAAATAAAATTAGCTCTTTTCTTCGCAGAGGAATGTCATCAAGGACAATATAGAAGATCAGGAGATCACTATATTTTACATCCAGTTGAAGTTACAAAAATCTTGATAGATATGAAAATGGACACAGATGCCATAGTTGCTGGAATACTTCATGACATTGTAGAAGATACTTTAATTACCTTAGCAGATATTAAATATAATTTTGGTGATGAAGTTGCTCTTTTAGTAGATGGAGTAACTAAACTAGATAATTTGCCAAATGGAACAAAAAAACAAGATGAAAATATTCGTAAAATGATAATAGCTATGGCTCAAGATATTAGAGTAATAATTATAAAATTAGCGGATAGACTTCATAATATGAGAACACTAAAGTATATGAAACCAGAAAAGCAAATAAGAATTTCTAAGGAAACACTATCCATATATGCCCCTCTAGCCCATAGACTTGGAATGGCAAAAATAAAGTGGGAGCTAGAAGATATGGCTCTTTATTATTTAGAACCAGAAATTTATAAAGAGATAAAAAGATTAATTGATGCTAAGAAGAATGAAAGAAAAGAGTATATTGAAAATATTGTTACAGAAATAGATAAACTTATGAAAGATTCTAAAATAGAAGGAATTGTTAAAGGTAGGTTTAAACATTTTTATAGTATATATAAGAAAATGTATGAAAAAGGAAAAGATTTTGATGATATTTATGACTTAATGGGTCTTAGAATAATTGTTAAAACAGAGGGAGAATGTTATAATACCTTAGGTATTATTCATAGTAATTTTAGACCTGTTCCTGGAAGATTTAAAGATTATATAGCTGTTCCAAAATCTAATAATTATCAATCTATTCATACTACAATAGTAGGTCCACTTGGAAAATTTATAGAAATTCAAATAAGAACAGAGGAAATGGATAAAATAGCTGAAGAGGGAATAGCTGCTCACTGGAGTTATAAAGAAAAAACAAAGGTTAGTAAAAAAGATCAAATATATGGATGGCTAAGAAATATAGTTGAAATTCATCAAGGTTCTGAAAACGCAGAAGAATTTGTTCAAACTGTTACAGGGGATATAATGAAAGAAACTGTATTTGTATTTTCTCCAAAGGGAGATGTAGTTGAATTAGCTCAAGGATCAACACCTCTTGACTTTGCTTTTAATATTCATACGGAAATAGGTTGTAAATGTGTAGGGGCAAAGGTAAACGGAAAAATAGTTCCTCTTGATTATAAACTACAAAATGGAGATAGAATAGAGATAATTACTTCTAAAAATGCTAAGGGACCTGGAAATGATTGGCTAGATATTGTTGTTACTCAAGGAGCTAAGAGTAAAATAAGAAAATGGTTAAAGGATCAAAAATTAGTTGAAAATACAAAATTAGGTAAAGAACTTATAGAAAAAGAAGTTGCGAAGTTAGGAATGTCTTTAAAAGAATTTGAAGAAAGTGCAATTCTAAAAAAACATTTAGAAAAACATAATATTCCTAGTTTAGAAGATTATTATTTTCAACTTGCAGAAAAACGTAGTAAAATAGATGTGATTTTAGGTAAATTAAAAAATGAAATAGAAAGAACTAAAGCACCAGATATAAAAAATATAGAAGACTTAATTAGCAAGAAAAAAGAAAAGAACTCTAAGAAAAATGACTATGGAATAGTTATAGATGGTGTTAATAATACCTTAATAAGATTTGCAAAATGCTGCACACCATTACCTGGAGATGATGTGGGAGGATATGTAACAAAACTTACAGGAATAACTATTCATAGAAAAGATTGTAAAAACTATCAATCTTTAGAGGCTCATGATCCTGGAAGAATAATAGATGTTCAATGGGATGAAAAGTTTTTAGAAAAGTCACCAAAATCAAATAAATATAAATTCTCATTTAAAATATTAGCAACAGACAGATTAAATATTTTAATGGACATAGTAACTGTTATAGCAAATCATAAAATAAATTTATTAACTGTTAACTCTAATGAATTAACAAAAGGACTTGATAAATTAATAAGTATTAAACTAACAATTGAAATAAGTAGTAAAAGCGAGTATACTAACTTGTTAAATAATTTAATAAAAATAAAAGATATAATATCTATTGAAAGATAGGAGAGTTTTAATGGAAAAAAAGTTACCAGTAGAGTATGAACTACTTAAAAAAGATGGAAAGGCAAGAGCTGGTGTAATAACTACACCTCATGGGAAAATAGAGACACCTGTTTTTATGCCAGTTGGAACTCAGGCAACTGTAAAAAGTATGACTCCTGAAGAGTTAGAAGAGATGGGTGCTGAAATAATTTTAGGAAATACGTACCATTTATATTTAAGACCAACAGATGAATTGGTTGCAAAATTTGGAGGACTACATAAGTTTATGAATTGGAAGCATCCAATTTTAACTGACAGTGGAGGATTCCAAGTATTTAGTTTAGGAGATTTAAGAAAAATAAAGGAGGAGGGAGTTCACTTTAGATCTCATATTGATGGATCAAAGCACTTTATTTCTCCAGAAAAATCTATAAACATTCAAAATAATTTAGGTTCTGATATAGTTATGTTATTTGATGAATGCCCACCTGGATTATCATCTAGAGAGTACTTAATACCTTCTATAGAAAGAACAACTAGATGGGCTAGAAGATGTGTAGAAGCTCATAAAAGACCTAATGAACAGGGATTGTTTGCAATAGTTCAAGGTGGAATTTATGAAGATTTAAGAGATAAAAGTTATAATGAATTAAAAGAAATGGATGAATATTTTTCTGGTTATGCTGTGGGAGGACTTGCAGTTGGAGAACCTAGAGAAGATATGTATAGAATTTTAGATTATATAGTTGAAAAACTACCTTCTAATAAACCTAGATACTTAATGGGTGTTGGAGAGCCAGTAGATATGTTAGAAGCTGTAGAATCTGGAATAGATATGATGGATTGTGTTCAGCCTACAAGAATTGGAAGACATGGAACTGTATTTACAAAATATGGAAGACTTGTTATTAAAAATGCAAGCTATGCTGAAGATGATAGACCATTAGATGAAGGATGTCAATGTTATGTTTGTAGAAATTACACAAGAGGATATATAAGACATTTATTTAAAACAGAGGAAATTTTAGGAGCAAGACTAGCTACTTACCATAATTTATATTTCTTATTAAAATTAATGAAAGATGCGAGAAAAGCTATTTTAGAAGATAGATTTATAGAGTATAAGGAAGAATTCTTAAAAAATTATAGTATGGGTAAAAGTAGTGAATGGATTAAACCAAGAAAAATAGGTGAATAAAAAAGGGAAGCAGAATCTGCTTCGCCTTTTTTTTTACTAATCAAAAGTATATCCAATACTAAGTTGAGCTAGAACTTCACCATCGGCTTTACTTTTAGCTAGGGAAAATTCAATAGGACCAATAAGACTACCATAACCAATTCCTACTCCATAACCTTGATGATAACTTTGCCACATGGAGTTATTTTCAATTTCAGTTTCAATACTAGGCTCTTCATAGGTAGCAATATTCCATTTACCAAATAGATATAAATTATCTAAAAGCTCATATTGAAGACCAAGAGATCCTCCTAATAAAGATTTTAATAATTTTTGTTGGAAATAATAACCATCAAAGGCAAAAGTTCTATTTGAAATATTATTTCGAGCTCCACCAAGTTTAATATATTTATCAATTAGAATATCATCTCCATTAACAGCTGCTCCAAAAATAGTTGAAGTTAAACTTAATCTATCTGTAATAGGGATATAACCTTCTAAAAGATAGGCTGGTGTAGAGAAATTTAGATTGTCTTCTCCTAAATTTCCTCCCCAATTATATTCAATATGTCCTTTAGTTCCCTTGGTAGGATAAATATTAGAATTTGTTTTATCCCAACTCAAATGTAAGAAAACATTTCCATAACTTTTAGAATAACTTAAACTTTCAGCAGCATGAGATCCAACTTCTTGTTTTAGCTCAGAGTAATTCATAGATAATCCGTAGGATATTAAGAGCTTATTATCATATTGAGTTAATAAACCAGTTTTCACATAAAAAGTTTCATTTTTATATTCACTAAGTTTTTCTTTTTTATTATATAAATTAAATGGAGATTCTTGGTAAGCAAGATCAAATAAAATACCAATTTTATTTGATACACCATAATAAAAGAAATTATTCAATTTCAATCCTAAATAATCACCAAAAGTTCCTTCAATTGTAGAAAGGCTACCATATTTTCCTGCACGGTTTATATCTGTACCTACAGAAAAAGTGGTTCCATATCCTGTTTGATAATTAAATCCTACTCCTACTGTATTTGATGGAGCTTCTTGAATATCTAAATAAAGAGTTCCATTTTCGAGTGTATAATAAACCTTATCAATAAAATTAAATCCATAAAGTTTTAAAATTAGATTTTGTAAAGTGCTTAAAGTAATTTCTTTATTTAAATAATTTTCGAAAATACTTTTAATAATATATTTATGATCACTATTTTTATTATTTATAACTACTTTATTAATAATTAAGGTTTTTTGATAGTTTTCTTTAAGAGGATGTTTAACTTTAACTTTTCTTATGGGAAAAGCCAAAATCTTTTTCATTTCTCTTTCAGCAGCAACTTCTCCTGCTTGGGTAATTTCTTTATATTTAGATAAATCTGTAGATTTATATTTTGAAACATTAGGTGCAATTAAAATAGTTGCTAATTTTCTTTGGGCAGGTGTTGAAGCAGCACTTTGGATTGCTAAAATTTGATCCATAGTGCTAATGATATTGTATTCAGCCTTAGGTTTAACATTGGCTCCTACATCAACTCCGATTATAATATCAGGCTTAAATTCTAATGCGTCTTCAACAGGAAAATTTCTAGAAACTAGGCCATCAACATAGTAGTTTTTTCCAATTTTAACAGGATCAAAAATAGTAGGAATAGCCATACTAGCTGTAACTACCTTAGCAAGATCACCGTGGGAAAATGAGTGAGGTTTTCCTGTATCTAAATTTGTAGCAATTATTCGAAGTGGAATAGGTAATTTATTAAAATTATTAATTCCATCCACATTATGTAAAAGTTTTTTTAAATATAAATAAGTTCTTTGGCTGTTACGTAAACTCTTAGGTAAAGAAAAATTAAAATCCCCATCATATTTTAAAGATAATCCATAATCTTCAGAAATAGCCTTTTGGTCAAGGGGAATATCCTCTCTATTGGGATTATCTTCAAAGGATTTTTCCCAATTAACATTTGATAAAATAGATTCAATTTGATCTGGAGAATATCCAGCAGAGTATAGGGCAGCAACTATGGCTCCCATACTAGAACCAGTAATAGAATCAATTTTTATATGATTTTTTTCTAGAGCTTTTAAAACTCCAATATGAGCAAAACCTTTAGCTCCTCCACCACTTAAAACAAGGGCTACAGAGGGAGCTTTTTTAGCTTTCTTTAAATTTTCAATTTTTTGTTTCTTTAAAAGAGAAATTTTATTCTCTAATAGGGAAATTTTCTGTTGTAATTTCTTTATTTCAATATCTTCCTTAGTTAAGGATTCGCTGTATATAAAGGAATTAAAAAGGAAAAAAGAAAGAACAAGTAAATATTTAAGCATTATTCCTCCCTGTTGTATATATTGTTTAATTCCTCAAAAAAATTAGGAAAAGTTTTTGAAACACATTCTGGATTTAAAATTTTAATACCAGGAATCTTAAGACCAGCAAGAGCTAAACTCATAGCCATTCTATGATCATCATATGTTTCAATAGTGGCTCCATGATAAGAATCTTGAGGAATAATAGTGAAACCATCTTTTTCTTCTAAAAATAGGCCTCCTAATTTAGAGATCTCATTATTTAAGGCAGTAATTCTATCAGTTTCCTTTATACGCATATTAGCAACATCTCTTACAATTGTATTTCCCTTGGCAAATAAACCTATGACAGCTAGTGTTTGAGCCACATCGGGAGTATTATTTAAGTTTACATCTATAGCTGTATAGGAGTGTTTTCCACAAACTGTGATCTCTTTTTCTTTTTCATCTAAAACTTCAAGGCCCATTTTTATAAGAATATTTAAAAAATCTTTATCTCCTTGCAAAGAATTTTTAAAGAAATTTTTTATAGTAATAGTTCCATTACCAATTAAAGCTGCACCAAGAAAATATGATGCTGAGGACATATCCCCTTCAATAGTGTATTCATCTAAGGTAAATTTTTTTGGTGTAATAAAAAAACTATTTTTATTTTCATCAAAAGTAATATTTCCACCAAAATCTTTAACCATATTTAATGTCATAGAGACATAAGGCTTTGATACAAGAGTATCTTTTATTTTTATTTCTAAAGGATGTTTAAAATAAGATCCAGATAATAGTAAAGATGATAAGTATTGACTACTTTTACTACAATCAATTTCTACAAAACTCTTAGAAACTCCTTTAGATATAATTTTAATAGGGGGGAACCCCTCTTTTTCTAGATATTTTATGGTAACTCCTAAATTTTCAAGAGCACCGACTAAATCTTTAATGGGTCGCTCTTTCATTCTTTTATTTCCTGTTAGAGTTATTTCTCCTTTTTTAGTAGCAATATATGATGCTAAAAATCTCATTGCAGTTCCTGCATTACCTATAAAAAGTTCACAGGTAGGTAGTGTTTCTTGAGGCTTCATTTCAATTGTAAGAATTTTTTTATCTTGGGATATATCAATAGCAGCCCCTAATTTTTTTAGACCTTCAATCATATAAAGTGTATCGTCACTAAAAAGCATATTTTTCAGAATAACTTTTTTTTCGGAAAGAGCTCCTAAAATTAAGGCTCTATTAGATATTGATTTTGATCCAGGAATAGTAACAATTCCTTTAAAACCTTCTTCTATAGGTTTTATATTTATATATTTTAACAAATTAAATTCAACTCCTTAAGTATAGAATCTTTAGATGGATTTATCTGATCAAGCTGTATTAAAAAACTCTTTTCAATATATTCTTTTAAGTGAGGGCCTGATTCCAATCCAAGTTCTAATAAATCTCTTCCTTTTATTATAGCAACTTTTCCTTTTAAATTAAATAAATAACTCTTAATTTTAACTTTATTTTCCCTTGTACTTTCAAGAATTAAAAGGATCAAAACTTCTTCAGGAATATTTTTTAAAAGAGAATATATTTCAGAATTTTTATTTTTAGAATTTAATTCTTCTAGAAGAATCTTTCTTTTTTCAATTCCAAATTTATGTTTATTTATAAAATTTTTAGAAAATCCAAATTTGAGAAAAATAATTTCTAATTCTTTTGAATTTAATTGGGATGTTAAAACTAAAAGAAAAACTATCCAATATTCTAGTTTAATGGCAAATATATTTTTAAATTTATTTGCTAAATTTAATTTTTTTAAAAGAGATTTATCTAAAATAATATTATCATGGAAAAGTTTTAAAAGATTATATTTATTTAGAAGAAGAATTCCTTTTGAAGGATTTTTATCTTCTAAAATATATTGAAATTCGTTTTTTAATCTATTCCAAGAAAGTCTTTCAAGAATACCCATTTCAATTGCATCTAAAATTAAATCATGAGTTTCATTTTCAATTGTAAAATTATATCTACTAGCAAATCTACAAGCACGAATAATTCTAGTAGGATCATCAATAAAGCTTATATTATGAATAATTTTAATATTTTTATTTTTTATATCATTATAGCCTTTAAAAAAATCTAAAAGTTTACCAAAATTATTATGGGAAATATCAATGGCTAAGGCATTAATAGTAAAATCTCTTCTGAAAAGATCATCTTTTATAGTCCCTTGGGTAACTATAGGGAGTGCTGTGGGATATTCATAATATTCACTTCGTAATGTGGCGATATCTATAGATAAACCATTTTCTAAAAATATAGTTGCAGTTTTAAATTGATCATGGATTCTAATTTTAGCAGTGGGTAAAAATTCAGATAAATTTTTAGCAAAATTATTGGCATCATTTTCTACAACAATATCAATATCTTCATTGGGAAGATTTAAAATTAAATCTCTTACAATTCCTCCTACTAAA
This genomic stretch from Cetobacterium ceti harbors:
- a CDS encoding DUF502 domain-containing protein, which codes for MGKRIKSYFYGGLISLLPVILTLYIFGWIFNLFISLLKNSFVTTSIRDMFLYFGKTHDLVHYVDWIIYILSALTMIILITLVGYTMRIILFAKIAQFLKTLFTRIPLVKHIYSTISQIVSMFSSDKGKTYQRVVLLEYPRKGVYSLGFLTSETNPLIGEVCKIKDVYNVFIPTSPNPTSGMFVMVPKEEVKLLDMKIDDAIKLIISGGVILPEKRS
- a CDS encoding tetratricopeptide repeat protein; this encodes MKRKKSVYILLIFLSACSNNNKINNEKYLLVRGINARLNNEKIKALSLYKKALAVDENNIFLLHEIAILEYENKNYIVARDIYKKILKVNKDDEIAIVNLGLIAYKNNQYKECIFYLEKVKNYKYLFTLYKVLGISYYKIGNIDKASRNLYEAFLYIKEYDEEYFAIYTKILIDKNDKDGLYYFLKKGYNKYLANKNFNILYSDILCEFLKKPKEAEKILRIYLINIQIDNDILLKLCEIYIKNNDYIRGKIIFQMIYPEESEKYQKIKKELETVHIENFEEE
- a CDS encoding adenine phosphoribosyltransferase — its product is MDLKKYVALVEDYPKEGIKFRDITPLMNDGAAYKFATDKVVEFAKEQDIDIVVGPEARGFIFGCPVSYALGVGFAPVRKPGKLPREVIEYAYDLEYGSNVLTMHRDAIKPGQRVLIVDDLLATGGTVEATVKLIEELGGVVAGLAFLIELEELKGIDKLKGYPVLTLMKY
- a CDS encoding RelA/SpoT family protein, giving the protein MDYWQEIEKEIDTNGLKVDKEKIKLALFFAEECHQGQYRRSGDHYILHPVEVTKILIDMKMDTDAIVAGILHDIVEDTLITLADIKYNFGDEVALLVDGVTKLDNLPNGTKKQDENIRKMIIAMAQDIRVIIIKLADRLHNMRTLKYMKPEKQIRISKETLSIYAPLAHRLGMAKIKWELEDMALYYLEPEIYKEIKRLIDAKKNERKEYIENIVTEIDKLMKDSKIEGIVKGRFKHFYSIYKKMYEKGKDFDDIYDLMGLRIIVKTEGECYNTLGIIHSNFRPVPGRFKDYIAVPKSNNYQSIHTTIVGPLGKFIEIQIRTEEMDKIAEEGIAAHWSYKEKTKVSKKDQIYGWLRNIVEIHQGSENAEEFVQTVTGDIMKETVFVFSPKGDVVELAQGSTPLDFAFNIHTEIGCKCVGAKVNGKIVPLDYKLQNGDRIEIITSKNAKGPGNDWLDIVVTQGAKSKIRKWLKDQKLVENTKLGKELIEKEVAKLGMSLKEFEESAILKKHLEKHNIPSLEDYYFQLAEKRSKIDVILGKLKNEIERTKAPDIKNIEDLISKKKEKNSKKNDYGIVIDGVNNTLIRFAKCCTPLPGDDVGGYVTKLTGITIHRKDCKNYQSLEAHDPGRIIDVQWDEKFLEKSPKSNKYKFSFKILATDRLNILMDIVTVIANHKINLLTVNSNELTKGLDKLISIKLTIEISSKSEYTNLLNNLIKIKDIISIER
- the tgt gene encoding tRNA guanosine(34) transglycosylase Tgt, whose translation is MEKKLPVEYELLKKDGKARAGVITTPHGKIETPVFMPVGTQATVKSMTPEELEEMGAEIILGNTYHLYLRPTDELVAKFGGLHKFMNWKHPILTDSGGFQVFSLGDLRKIKEEGVHFRSHIDGSKHFISPEKSINIQNNLGSDIVMLFDECPPGLSSREYLIPSIERTTRWARRCVEAHKRPNEQGLFAIVQGGIYEDLRDKSYNELKEMDEYFSGYAVGGLAVGEPREDMYRILDYIVEKLPSNKPRYLMGVGEPVDMLEAVESGIDMMDCVQPTRIGRHGTVFTKYGRLVIKNASYAEDDRPLDEGCQCYVCRNYTRGYIRHLFKTEEILGARLATYHNLYFLLKLMKDARKAILEDRFIEYKEEFLKNYSMGKSSEWIKPRKIGE
- a CDS encoding patatin-like phospholipase family protein, with amino-acid sequence MLKYLLVLSFFLFNSFIYSESLTKEDIEIKKLQQKISLLENKISLLKKQKIENLKKAKKAPSVALVLSGGGAKGFAHIGVLKALEKNHIKIDSITGSSMGAIVAALYSAGYSPDQIESILSNVNWEKSFEDNPNREDIPLDQKAISEDYGLSLKYDGDFNFSLPKSLRNSQRTYLYLKKLLHNVDGINNFNKLPIPLRIIATNLDTGKPHSFSHGDLAKVVTASMAIPTIFDPVKIGKNYYVDGLVSRNFPVEDALEFKPDIIIGVDVGANVKPKAEYNIISTMDQILAIQSAASTPAQRKLATILIAPNVSKYKSTDLSKYKEITQAGEVAAEREMKKILAFPIRKVKVKHPLKENYQKTLIINKVVINNKNSDHKYIIKSIFENYLNKEITLSTLQNLILKLYGFNFIDKVYYTLENGTLYLDIQEAPSNTVGVGFNYQTGYGTTFSVGTDINRAGKYGSLSTIEGTFGDYLGLKLNNFFYYGVSNKIGILFDLAYQESPFNLYNKKEKLSEYKNETFYVKTGLLTQYDNKLLISYGLSMNYSELKQEVGSHAAESLSYSKSYGNVFLHLSWDKTNSNIYPTKGTKGHIEYNWGGNLGEDNLNFSTPAYLLEGYIPITDRLSLTSTIFGAAVNGDDILIDKYIKLGGARNNISNRTFAFDGYYFQQKLLKSLLGGSLGLQYELLDNLYLFGKWNIATYEEPSIETEIENNSMWQSYHQGYGVGIGYGSLIGPIEFSLAKSKADGEVLAQLSIGYTFD
- the aroA gene encoding 3-phosphoshikimate 1-carboxyvinyltransferase, coding for MLKYINIKPIEEGFKGIVTIPGSKSISNRALILGALSEKKVILKNMLFSDDTLYMIEGLKKLGAAIDISQDKKILTIEMKPQETLPTCELFIGNAGTAMRFLASYIATKKGEITLTGNKRMKERPIKDLVGALENLGVTIKYLEKEGFPPIKIISKGVSKSFVEIDCSKSSQYLSSLLLSGSYFKHPLEIKIKDTLVSKPYVSMTLNMVKDFGGNITFDENKNSFFITPKKFTLDEYTIEGDMSSASYFLGAALIGNGTITIKNFFKNSLQGDKDFLNILIKMGLEVLDEKEKEITVCGKHSYTAIDVNLNNTPDVAQTLAVIGLFAKGNTIVRDVANMRIKETDRITALNNEISKLGGLFLEEKDGFTIIPQDSYHGATIETYDDHRMAMSLALAGLKIPGIKILNPECVSKTFPNFFEELNNIYNREE